The segment CGACCACCGACGACCCGAACGTGAAATGACGTCCACGACGGTCAACAGTGAAGATTCAAGTCTGCAGGAAGAGAAGAATGCCGACGGAGTTTTCTCGTTTTCGGAGGTCTCGCAAATATCGCGACCCTAGTTCGTTTGAGATGCAACCATCGCGTGGCCACGTGATGGCAACGCGCGACTTGCGGGCAAACCCCGGTGAACACGCGCTAGGTCACTTGCTTTTCGGGATGCGCATGCCGATGCGTGCCACGCGGGCGAGCACGTCGACATAGTCACGCCAACGCACACTCGAAAGATCCTGATGCTCCCACGTGACGCCAATCTCTGCGATGTCTGCGTGAAACACGCGCTGCGCCAAACAGAGAAGCTCGATGTCGATCGCGAAGCGGTTCTCGCGGCCCATCGCAAAAAGCTTACGCGCCAGATCGCCACGGAAGAGCTTGAAGCCGCACTGCGTGTCGTAGATCCCTGCGACGGCGAAGAAGCGAATCCAGAGGTTTCCCGCACTGCCAAGCAGGACGCGAGGAAGCGACTGAGGGCGTGTGATGTTCGACGTCGGAAGAGCTCGAGAACCAATGGCGACGTCTGCGCCGCGATCGATCGCTCTCCAAAGCGGTTCGAGCTCTTCGATGGGCGTTGCCAGATCGGCGTCCATCAGCAGCACTCGTTCGCCGCGGCTATGCGCAACGCCCTCGCGCTGCGCACCGCCCTTCCCTTGGTTGCGCGCTAGCCTCAGTACAGTCAGCCGCGGCTCGTCGAGCTCGCGCGACAGCTCTTCGACGATGTCGGCCGTGCGGTCACGCGATCCATCATCGACGACGATCACTTCCCACGTCTCGGGCCGCTCGCGCATGTACTCGACGACGCGTCGCAACGTTCGTGGCAAGCGCCGCTCTTCGTTCATCGCTGGGATGACGATCGACAATTGAGGTGCGGGGACGTCCTGCGCTCCCATGAGGTCTTCGATCGACGCGCACGAAGCGACATCGAAGGCCGGGACTTCACACGCCTAGCGACGATAATGCAAGAGGGATCCCGGCTGAAAACGCGCGTGGCTCGAGCTGCGGCGGCATACCCACCGACAAATGCGTTGCGGCGCCGAAATGACCGGCGCCGCAAACCAACGACTCACTGCAAAGGATGCGTCAGGGTTTCTTTGCACCCTTCTTCGTCTTTTTCTTCGTGCTCTTCTTGGACGCCTTCTTGCTCTTCGCAGCGCCCGCCTTCGCCACCTTCTTGGCATCGGTACCAAGCGCGATGTCGAGCCGGTTGCCCTTGGCCTTGGCCATGTATGCCGGTACGCCGTCCTTGAACTGAATGCTGATCTCGGTGCCCGTCGGGTTGTTGATGATGTTGAGCGACGCGATGCGTTTGTCTTTACGCATCAGCTCCGACGTCGCGAGTGTCTTTGCGCGCCTGCCCGGTAGTGAAATCGTGAAGCCCATCGCGCCAGCCGCACCGTTGACCGTCTCGATGTCGCCGTCGGTCTTGATCTTCAGGACGATCGGGCTGCGCACGCTGCCTTGACCGAATTGCTTACCATCTCCCTGCGTACCACCAGCGCTCTCGTCGTCGTCATCATCGTTCGATGCTGCAGCCGCTCCGGGTGCATTCGGATCCTCGTTCGCCGCACTATCAGGAGTCGGGGCGATCGTGCCATCCGGCTGCGTCGGCATCGCCGGAACAGGTTCGGTCGTCGACAAGGGCGTCGCGCCAAACAGCGGCACGTTGGCCACCGGCGTCGCGGTGCCGTCTGCTGCAGGTGCGGTGTCCGCTAGCGCCGGCAGTGCTGCCACCG is part of the Polyangiaceae bacterium genome and harbors:
- a CDS encoding glycosyltransferase family 2 protein, with the protein product MGAQDVPAPQLSIVIPAMNEERRLPRTLRRVVEYMRERPETWEVIVVDDGSRDRTADIVEELSRELDEPRLTVLRLARNQGKGGAQREGVAHSRGERVLLMDADLATPIEELEPLWRAIDRGADVAIGSRALPTSNITRPQSLPRVLLGSAGNLWIRFFAVAGIYDTQCGFKLFRGDLARKLFAMGRENRFAIDIELLCLAQRVFHADIAEIGVTWEHQDLSSVRWRDYVDVLARVARIGMRIPKSK